The genomic region ATGGGCTTATTAGTCAGTGCCCCGTTCGTTGGCAAGGATGAACATGGCGAGGAGggttgcttcttctgctttccAGACTTGTCCTGCAGAACTCCTGGCTCATTTCGCCTTCATTTCGCCTTGGTCAAAATTGACCCAATCCGTGCAAAAGAGGTGAAGCGCTTCCCGACTTTGGTTGACGATAAGAGCGATGTTTTTACTGTTTATACAGCAAAGGACTTTCCTGGGATGCAGGCCAGCACAAAGTTGACCAAGCGACTTAAGGAGCAAGGCTGTATTATTTCTATCAAGAAGGGAAATGACCGGTCTAAAAATGCTAGGAGTCACGACGATTCAAGCGACGGAGAGCAAGATGAGGGCGAAGCTTCGTTGCAAGGAAAGCGGCGACGCCGTTCGGCGCGATAGTGAACACACAGCATATAATATATAGGGCGTTCGATGTGTTTTCAAGGCAGGCAATTTCGGGTCATACACGTACACGGATGGGACAATATGGCGCTATATTGATTGACGATGCTACCTGGGTGTTTCTATACTGCGCTACAGAATGAAGGTTGTTCTGATGTGCTCATTATACCATGGTTTGCGTTTGTTTCAGCAAGGCATGCTTCAGTTAAAATAGTTTCAGCATAtaagttgatgttgagaaggggTACTGTGCCTGTATCACAACTTGTGGGATAAAAAGAACATatattctccttctcttcttgaatGTTCCCTTGTTCTCGCCAAGAACCCCAAATGCCCGTTAGAAATCGCGACTCCTCTTGAGAATGGTCATATATGGCTCAACGGAGCAGATCACATTCGACCGCCGATGCATGATAGCTAAGAAGTCGACCCACAACCAACAGGATTCATTCACTTCTAGCATTAAGCTTCTGTGAACAACAACTTTGACATTAGCCGGGTCGTCTTGTCCCTTGCAGCCAGGAGGCGTAGATACTCCCGTTACATGATTGTTATTCCTTTGCATGGCCTCTGGGTTTGTCCCAGTACCTAGACGGGTCAAGACCAGATTGGGATGATTGAGTAAGAGCAGTTTATGGGTCACAAGTCATAGTCGCATTCCAGTATAACATTCGGACCCAAACCAGATGTTTCCGTGTGCGTCCACGAAGAAAGTTGTGCGGTAATTTgtttctcatcaaagttcaACTGCATGACCGCTCGCTGGGGAGGTTTTGATGTTTCTAATGCAGTGACTGGATCAATGAGCTTGTGCAAAAGTGGCAAAATGCGTGCAACTTGTTGAATATGACAGGTCAAGTTGACTATTACTTGACAGGATGTCAAAGTGAGATCTCGCGAACGAGGAAAGATCCGATGACAGAAAACTTTGTGACCTGGCAGCGTTATCCTTTGTCGCTAAGCTCAACGTTCTTTGATTGCCCAACTGACTAGGAGGGCATCCAAAAGATTGGCACCACACCACTTCGCTGAGCTGATCGACAACTAGCATCATGCTGAACCATCTCGGAAGAGGAGAGTTGGTCGTACTAAGCAAGCTGTCTATCTCACCTTCACAGATGTCAAAATTGGCGTATCAGCCTTTTTCAGGCGGCTGTCCTTGTTAAATGCACACCTACTCGATCAGCGCATGTCAAACAGAACCTTGGTTAAACATTAGACAGTTTCAGTCGCTGCTCAATAACCCATCGTTGTTGGAATATTACTGGGCCTCATACCACCAATTTCTGCTATTATTCTGTCACCCGGGTCATGCAGTCCGGAGGTAGGCTCCGCCGTTGCGATGGCTTGGGGCTACCCGCTTTACAGACTGCCATTGAGACAGTGACCCGTGAAAACATATACAGTACATACATGCATAGCCACCACCGAAAAGTGGTTGAATCCGATGCGGGAACTACGCAAGCTCCCGCATCTGTTAGATATCGTGAAAGCTCCGTTATCTGATCTCGAGTGAGCCAGTCAACTAGTTAAACCGGAGAACGCTTGTAACGGCAAGTCTCTGAGAGTACTGCATTGCTTCCTTAGGGGGAAATATTTTACGACACCCAATCTCGTACCTTGACGACGGATGTCAGAATAAGTACAAAAAGTGAGACCTTAGACTCGTATAAGAAGCAGACTCTTGCAAGCAAGTTTCGTTGTTTCCAGCTCGGGCTGCAGCCCTCGGCCGATCCCGGAGAAGGGCATTGGAGATGAATCTCCGGAGAAATCGTGCTGTAGCATTCCACAGGTTGATGATATGTGAGTGACAAGCAGAGACAAATCTGACATGGTGTTTTCTGAATCACTGCCATTGCCGATCATGCCAAGGCCCGGAGAAAGACAAGGTTTTGAGACGCATCTTTGATCCAGCAACTCATCCCTCGTGTCGCCTCTCGGCGCTGCCCCTCATCATACAAGCCTCAGCTCAACATGGTACGGTACATGTGTCTTCCTTGTACATGACTAGCATGGTACTGTACTCTTGCTGGCATCGTCAACTCTCACAGATCTCTAACGGTGTCTTGATCGATTTTGTGACGAATCGAGCTAACTAGCAACAACAGATTCGTTGCCAACGTTGCGTTAGCTGACATCAACACATCAATCCTTAATATGccagagctcaagacgcCCTCAGAGTCCAACTGCTGAGACCTAAAACTCattctttctcctcccctTTCTAGCTTCTCCTATCGTGTCCCTGTCTACAGAGTGGATGCTGGATCAGGCCGTGAAGCTTGGCATGCGAGGAAAGCTGTAGTCTTTTTCAAAGCACTGGACGCTATAACGAATTATTTCGTAAGTGTTCGACAAAGAAAAATGTCAACACACCATTCCTGGCTACTGGCTCAGCCTCCTGACATATCATATGGTCCCACAGGGCACAGCATGTAGGGGAAAATTGTGTTTATCATGTTAGCACACGGCGAAGTCTTCTGCATGAATAATGTCTCAAGCAAACCCATTTGGAATAAACCGGCAGCACTAGTATCCCTCCCGTACGCTACGCATTACCGATTACGTGCTTCTGACTACATCAACTGAGGTTGTCTCAGAATGCATTGTAAAAGTGGCTGTCCGGTTTTGGTGTGAACGGCTTGATATCGAGATTTCCCACAGCTTTTACTTTTATGCACACCGGCGTAAAAATTACTTCTGGCAAGCGTCTAGTTATGTCCATGAGACGATTTGTTGGAATTTGGCGTCGATCTACCACCTCCACATAACGGTGAGAGAAGGTCTTGTCTGAGACGTCCGCTAACTCTCGAGAGAACTTATACAGAAAACGGAAGATATCCCTCGTCAGCTGTAGAGAGCCAACAGGTCATGAGCATGTCTCTGACCGAATAATACAGGCTTACATGATAATGCAACCAACAGATGTTTAGGGGTTCATACCATGGACATGCTCTTCAAGCAACAATATATGCATGAAATTTCATGTGGGCTCATAACTGGTCCAGTACTATACCAGAAATCTCCGTCTTTAATGGCATGAAATGGTATGTTGGTGGCTTTGATTATGTTCTTACTCATCAAATGGACGGAACAAAAATCATGCAACCCTATTTTCGTACGCAGGACTGAGTAAATTTATCACAGCTAGCATGCAAAACAGCTGTCATAGGTAAGGTAACTTAGTTAGTGAAGTATAGTTGGGTAAATAAACTAGACTGGAGAAAAGAAATCCTGAAAAGCCTTATAAAAATCTAACCTTAAGAAGGGTTATTTACTTAGTGTAGTGGTATAAGGCTTACAGTAGTTTGTAAAAAGGCCAACTAGCCGTGATGAATTTACTCAGTACCTACGATAGTCCTGAGAACATGTCACCGATTGTGGCTAAACCAGGACAACATCTACTGAAATAGCATGCTTTACGAAATTTATGAGAAGAGTTAATTTCAGGAAACACAGCCACGAATCTATTCAGGCAGTGAACTTTGAACTCATAGCAACCCAGCACAATCTGGTATGATTGCTATTCATGGTAACAAGGCCAGCTCTCACATCCTACAAAGAGCAAAACTTGAAAGTAACCTCTCTGCAACAATCGAAACTTAATTCTGATCCAACTTGGACACTCACCTTCAGCATTATTACTGTATACAGGGTAGGCAATTCTTAATTATGGACAGGTTAACCTTGAAATCCTTTTGAGTGACGCAGACACAACCATTCAATATAGAAAACTAGTGTTCACGCTGGCTTCTTTAAATGCATTTGTGGTTGATCCGAATGATGTACTGTTTGATCTATTATCTAAACCTCTCTTCTGGACTTGATGTAGGAGTGGGGGTTGAATACAATGCCTTAACTAACCAATCGAAGATCGAGAAGCTAGACGGCGGCTACCTGCATCCATTTGCCTAGCATGTGTAACTTTCGTACAACTTGAAGTATGTTCAGAATGACGATGGAGTCACGGCTCCAATTGCCTTCTTTGAGGCATATCCGAATGACGAGTTGACATCTAACCTATCATTAAAGCTCACGTAATGATGAACGGGCCTAGTGGTTTGAGACATCTTGAAAGGATCAATCAGACTGGTGCAGTTCGTAAATATCAAATAACCCGGTGATCGCCATCGATTTTTTTTTCAGTCAAGAATCAGGAAATTACCATAGATATAGGGCTCAGTAGATAGGTGAACAGTGAGCTGGATCCCAGTGTCTCCATCCAGTTAACATTTTATGTGAATAAAAAGTAAACTTGCTAGCACGATAGCAAGCTGATATCTCACATTTGTGTGAGGACCGGTGATTTAACGGATGCTCGTTCAGGGTAGATCTCTATTAGTAGAGGTATTGGGTTTCCTTGCGAAGTTGGTTTGGGCATGGCTGAGAATATTGGTATTGCATCTCTACTGTTTCAACTGAATAAAGTCCATAACACTAGCTAGTGGATGGTTACTGACTTCCCCACGCTCCTTGATATGAACAAAGAACGAGGCCTCGAAATCACTCGCGGAATAGTCGGGTGTTCCATGGCACACTTGCCgctgatgaaggagaagagacaTCAACTCCAATGTGGCAGCTGGTGGTGAGGAGTAGTTACAGAAGGAATATACGCATTAACCAATACAAGCCAGCTAAACAGTCTAATTGAGAGTTTCCCTTTAGATAATCTCCGACATAACGTAGATGCTTAGTTCAACTCGGGGGCAGCGATTCATAGAACAAAGCCTGTTACCTTTCAGGTTTTTGTTATATTAGCAAGGGGAGGCAATAAAACTTAGGATCTCTATCttaagtgacaaaaagacaTATGCAAAGTTAGTATAATTTAGTCTAGATTTAGCAAACCCCAGATTAGGTATTTCTGGCACCTTGGCTCAACGCCAGAatttttcttgctccctggaGATTAGCCAGTCTTCCAAGTTGAGGAGCTGAAGAGAAGTCGACCGTTGACAACGCTCCCTTGATTAACAAGCAGGGAGAATCCTGGAGCGTTTCAGGTCATTCCGGTGGAGCTTTAGGTAGTCCTCAGCAGCCAAGAGAAAGGTAGAAGCCACGCGAGATTCTCTTTAATAGCCCAGATCAATCCAATAGTTTTCGACCTCGTGCTAGGAGTTAGTGGCGCAATCAACAACACGCAGTTATGAGTGATATTCGGATACCGCTTGGAGGCTCAACGGAGGGAAACGAAAACGAAAAAGGTCTTTGAGTGAAGGCAAGGATACACTGTTTGTTTCTCTGATCCCAGTTCAGGTTGCTCCAGGGTTGAAACACCCGCTCCGTTTCGCGGCCATAAGTAATAGTACAAGGGTTTCCTGTGTTGCTCATGACAGCCTGTACTGAGGGTTGAAGGGTGACAAATTGTGGAAGTCGCTGTTCAGAATGAGGTGGCAACAACATATAAATGACTATCGAATTCTCAAGTGAACTAACCGTCAATAGTCATAGTCGTTGATCGCCCGAGGACCATCTCGATCATCCAGATTAAGCCCATGGCTCTACCCCTGCAACACCAGTAAGATCCCTGCTGTTTCAGACCAGGTCAAGATCTGCAGGCACTTTAGGGTGTGACCCTGTAATCTCCAAGATCTGACGGGCCGGTCCTCTTTGTTCTGAACCTTTTCTGTTCTTTGTGCTTAGAAGACGAGGAGTGACGGTTGTGCAGCTTGAATCGCGACTGTGGTTCTGGCGCATGATCAGTTGAAGCAAACATCTTCATGATTAATGTATAACAGCAGATGAAGCCGGAGTACAGAAATACAGATTGTAGCTCGTCAattccaccaccaccaatcaAACATGACTGCGTCGGTTCCAAGTCACACCGACCGCCAGCGCATATCTGTTGTACATTGCTTGCAGTGGTTACCGCCTACCTGCCTTACCTTACCATCAGGTACCTATGGAAAACATTCATTTAGTGAGCTGTTCTTTTCCTACTACATAGGGGCGGACTGTGATTCATGGTCCCTGTCAATTTCCCCTGTCCATCATCAACTAACCTTGGCGCCAGCCGCCATGAATGAGGTTTTTCGATGCAGGTATGCATGTAGATTTTGCCCAGCCCTATGAAAAACGAGAACACACAGCCAATGATATTTCTGGATATTGGCGCTCATTGCTGATGCAGCTCTCGTCTGTTTCATCTGACTTGACTCCTGTCTCTTCACCAGCTATCGCGACAAAGTCGAGCCAAAAAATCAAGGTTTCATACATTAATTTACACATGGCCCCTAGATGTGGCTTGAACCGCTGTAGCCAATCCTCTTTCACCATCTTGCTACACTAGAAAGTTCCGAAAACGCCTGGCGGCTTGGGCGACCCCTGAATTAGGCCCGGCCGTTAGTAAAAACGGGGGAATAGTAGCTCGCCATGCCCATAGGCTCCATCACCATAATCCTTTGATCAAATAGACAACCTCGATGACGAGAAAGCCAAGAAACCAATGATGGACGTGCACGCGCTTAGAGAATATCAAAGTGGCCGCAGTGACAAGGCCAGTGCAGTCTGATTATAGGTGTTGGCAGCTGCAGCgaatgaatggatggatcCTAAAGGATTCGGTCCAGGTCGGCCCCCGTTCACACAAAGACCTTCACCTCTGATCCTCGTCCAACAcacttctttctcttcatccttccacACgctctttttcttatttatcttattttcCCTCGTACACTGCACTGCTGGGCACGTCCTCTCATTTCTCTATTTCGGTTCtactcactcactcactcattcATTCTTCAGAGCAGCTTCAgacctttcttttctctgaACTACTTGTTACCCTCCTTTTTCACTGTCAACCACCACGATCTATCCATCGTCTCCGATTCACTTGCACTTAACATAGTGACTGGACGGTTGCGAAacattctttcttctcacaGGTGCTCCGGTATCACCTGCGTGCCCCCCCGCTTTACACTTGTCTGCTTcctcttgaagaagaatCAGGTTTCATTCTCAGCGCCCAGAATCCCAGAGATCTCAACGCTAGCATTTACATCGTTTCCCACTCCGCCGTCAAAAATCCCTCCGTGCGGTTAAACCATTAGCTCGATACTTTTTAACTCCATTTATCATTGTCTCCCATCATGAAGTCCGCTTTCGCTACCGCCGCTGCGGTTCTCGCCGGCGCCGCTTCTGCTGCTCACGAGACGGGTACCTTCGCCGTCTTGCGCTTCACCAACGACCAGCTCACTAGAGGTCGTATGGATCCCATCCTTTTCCCTGGTCAGACCTCCACTCATGTCCACCACATCATGGGTGGCAGTGGCTTCAGCACCAAGGCGACCGGAGAGGATCTCCAGAAGTCAAAGTGCAGCAATGCGCTTGTCAAGGGCGACAACAGTAACTACTGGTTTCCCACTCTTTATTTCCATGACCCCAAATCTGGGGAgtttgaagatgttgagttCGACTACTTCAATGCCTACTACTTGTAAGAGCACTGTCTTGTCTCATTGCGCCACTCCGGCCCTTCACTTTCCCGATTATCGTATTGTCTTGCGCATATTACTGACAAAGCGAACAGCTTCGAGAAGACACACGATGATATCAAGCCTTTCCCTGTTGGTCTCCAGATCGTTGCTGGTGATGCTATGACCCGTACCATGCCCAAGGCTGGCAGCAAGCCCAATCTTGACCCTTCAAAGGGTCCTGTCAATCCTGCCAGAATGACTTGCCCCCGCTTGAACAACGATTACACGCTCCCATCTTGGGATGCCAAGTCTGATGGCAAGATGGCTGGTGTAGGTGATCCTGTCAACAAGGGTGAGGGTGTCGGGTTCCCTGATCGAACTTGTGATGGCAAATACTCTCCCCTCCGAGCTGATATCCACTTCCCCTCTTGTTACAACCCCGAGGCTGGCCTCACCgacttcaagaacaacatgGCCTACCCCGAGGACAATGACGGTTATCTCGACTGCCCCAAGGGTTGGATTCACGTTCCTCACCTTTTCTACGAGGCTTACTGGCGCACCGACAAATTTGCTGGCCGCTGGACTGAGGGTGAGGGCAAGCAGCCCTTCGTCTTTTCCAATGGCGACGTTACCGGATACAGCAGCCATGCCGACTTCATGGCCGGTTGGGACGAAGACCTCCTCCAGCATATCATTGACACCTGTAACGCTGGTACCGAGGGTATGGACCACTGCCCAGGCCTCACCTATGGCCTCAACAAAGGTGACTGCACCATTGAGTCCGAGGTCGATGAAAAGATTACCGGCACCTTGAGTAAACTCCCTGGAAACAACCCTTTGAGTGGATTTTCTTATGGCGACAAGGCCCCTTCAATGCCCTCCGGCGGCGACAAGGAGAGTAGCCCCAGCAAGCCCTCTGTCCAACCCTCCGCCAGCAAGTCGGCTTCTGGGGAGAAGACCACTGCCGTTGAACTTCCCGGCTACACCAAGCCAACTTCTGATTCCACTGGTGCCCATGAGGAACCAGTTGTTCCTAAGCCTACTCTACCTTCCCACCCTGCAGTTGTGTCCGAGGCGGCTGCTCAAGCAACTGATGTTCTCTCCAGTGCCCCTAAGCCAACCGACATCTTCGACAAGCCTGAAAAGCCCAAGAAGTGCAAGACTAGAGTTCATACCGTCTGGAACACCGTGACAGTCACACAGACAGCCAGTGTGCCTGTCCAGACTGAGGCTGGCACTCCTAGCTACAAGAGAGATCATGTTCGACGACATGCTCACCACCATGGCAGTGGACACAACCACCTCCGCCGCCGTAGCCACCTCCGCCGCTAAGCATTGCTTACTGGCGAACTGGCTCTGCTAATAGCATACTTTGAATGGCAGTCTAGGTGGCAGAAAGATTTTCTCACATTTCTTGTGATGGTGCATCTACGGAGCATCTTGTATAGGGGTCCAGTGACCACTTGGCTTCCTTGGACCGGAAAATATAAGGTTGGCGATTTCATGGACAGGCTTTTTGATTCAAGTTGCGTGGTGCAAGGGAATGGAATTGAGGGGAAGGAAGAAAGTTTGTTGGATGATTCGCTTCTACACATGTACATTTATGGAGGACATACCTTGCTTGCCAAGGACCCAAAGCGCTTGAGCGCATATCTTTTGCCCGTCATGAATCCAGGGCATATGCGAAATACATTCACTCGCAGCACACAAAAGTGATCAAAGTGTCCTCGGCTCAGTAGCCACACCCGTCTCTAATCCTACTAGTGACCATGTTGCTTGAGTGAGGAATCTATTGCCAACCTAGGAATTCGGACTCTCAACTTAAGAATACTACATCAGCCTCCGTTTATCTTCAGTTGCTCTAGGCCAATGTTGTGCCATATTGCACTCTCACCTCCGTCCAGTCGCATCGGATAAAGTTCGGTTAAAATTTGAACGAACGACCAGTCTTTCTCTCgcattttcttcttcaccacaCGGCCCTTCCTCACTCAAAACTACATTGAAAATGTCTCTTTATCATGAGGCAGCAGAGATCTTAGCGGGATCATCATTTGAAGGCGGAAGTCTCAAGTCGCGTGTTTTCAAGAAGAAAAATCTTAAATCCGCACCAAACCAAGTTTACGCCTTGGTGTTAGAGAGTTGCAAATGGAGCCTCATTCTGAAAGAAGTGATTGAGAGATCAGAGCTTCTGAAACTTGAGCGCAAGGTTTGCAGCCCGTCCCTACGCTAGACTGCGGAACTCCTATACTAAATCATGCACGCAGCTGACCCCGACGTTGTCATTACTTCTTGTACATGACCTTTTGTTGGCCAAGAAGGGAATTGCTCTTCCACAAGGCCATGGACTTCGGGCATCAATTGAGAGGCATAAAGGACGTATAAGCTCAGAGTTTAAGCTCGCACGGCTTCGGAGAAAGATGCCAACACTCGAGGCTTTGAGAGAGCAAGTTGAGAGACAATGCGCCGGCGAAGAAGCGAATTACCCTCGCTGGGTTCGTGTCAATGCTGTAAAGAGTACACTCGAAGAACAGTTGGAGACGACTTTCTCCAAGTACACAAGAGCCACATCCATCAAGGAGGTTGTCACGAACACTGGAAGACTCATATACATTGACCCACATGTGCCAAACCTTTTGGCCATCACTGCAGGAATAGATCTCACAAAAACAGAGGCGTACACAACGGGTAAAATCATTCTACAAGACAAAGCCTCTTGTTTCCCTGCTTATCTTTTAGACCCCAGAGCAGAGGATGGCGACCTGATCGACGCATGCTCTGCTCCTGGCAATAAGACAACTCACTTGGCAGCGATCCTCAAAGAACATATGCCCGAATCCAATGCGCCAGAGCAAACAATCTATGCATTCGAAAAAGATTCTCGACGAGCACAAACTCTGGAGAAAATGGTCAAAATTGCAGGTTCAAAGCCTGTGACAAAAATTGGATTTGGTCAAGATTTTCTACAGGTCGACCCTGTGGCAGAGAAGTACAAGTCAGTCGGAGCTTTGCTACTGGATCCAAGTTGCTCAGGGAGTGGAATTGTCGGGCGAGATTCGATGCCGGACCTTCACCTGCCCGAAGGTATCAGTAGCACAGGAAAGGGTCCCGCAGCAAAGCAAAACGGCCGCAAGAGGAAACATGAGCAGACAGAGACACCTGAGGACAGGATCATGATAGACGATGACGGTAACGAGACTGCCATCAAGTCGGAGAAGGATCTAGAAACACGCTTGGAGGCGCTGTCTTCTTTCCAACTGACGCTTCTATTACACGCCTTCAAATTCCCATCAGCAAAACGAATTACATACTCCACTTGTTCAATTCACATTCAAGAAAACGAGCGTGTTGTCACGAAAGCTCTTGAATCCGACATTGCGAAGCAAAGGGGTTGGCGCATTCTGTTGCGGAAAGATCAAGTTTCTGGTCTGAGAGAATGGCCCGTCCGAGGACTCCCTGAAGCCTGTGGGGGCGATGAAGATATAGCAGAAGCTTGCATTCGCTCTTATAAGGACGACGGGCAAGGTGTTATGGGCTTTTTTGTGGCTGGTTTTGTGAGGCCCGATGTACAGAATTTCGGGACTACCGGCAACGAGGGTCCTTACCTGCGAGACGATAGCGGTGCAATCATCCGTGACATGCTCGGTATGCCAGTCTTGAAAACGACTGGCGAGCATGTCTCTTTAACCGCAAAAGATGATAACAGTGGCGATagaaaggaagaggaagaggaagaggaagaggaagaggacgaggaggaagatgaagattcAGAAAGCGAGAGTACAAGCAGTACTGCAGCACATGATCTTAATGCTCGACAGATCGCCGTCGATGCACGTCAAGGAACTGACAcagatgaagatgagtgGGAAGGTCTTGGAGATTAAACCGGCAGCCCGGAAAAAGTGAAGGGCATTTCTTTCGGCAGATAACAAGACGTCGTATCACAGGCCACTGAGATCAAATCCATAACGACAAATGGCTCCCAGCGGATTGAATCTGCGCCCCCTCAATCAAGGATGAAAGAATAGTGGTATAACTTAGAGACGAAAAACAGCGTGGTATCGGGTGATTCCATCCACCTTACGTGATTGATACGCCTCCACAACTTTTCATCCTGACCGGTAGGCGCTTGTCTGAATGGATCCGAACCTCGTTTGATTTCTGTTTTATATCATGAGCTTAGTAGGTTACCATGTTGCACCATCACATTGCGGCGCACTCTGCCGCCATTGGGTGAATAAATAAAGAGCATCTCATACATCCTCTCGACTTAATCTGACGGACTAAGATCGATCCGGAGCCACGTTTGGATTTACCAGGCGTaagagttcaagaagctATCAAACGGGATCGTTGGGAACAGGCCTCGAATTGAGTTTCCGTCTTATTTATCAGAATAACATAATGGGGCTCGAAAGAATACGCCGGCTCGTTCGGATCCGAATCGCGGATAACAAAACGGAGTTATGATACCGAATACCGACTGCTTAACATTAGTCAGATAATGTCGGCGGGGTTCGGCTTCATTGATATACGATTGATAGCCTATATGTGTTCATCGAAGTCAGCCT from Fusarium oxysporum Fo47 chromosome III, complete sequence harbors:
- a CDS encoding rRNA (cytosine-C5-)-methyltransferase RCM1, giving the protein MSLYHEAAEILAGSSFEGGSLKSRVFKKKNLKSAPNQVYALVLESCKWSLILKEVIERSELLKLERKLTPTLSLLLVHDLLLAKKGIALPQGHGLRASIERHKGRISSEFKLARLRRKMPTLEALREQVERQCAGEEANYPRWVRVNAVKSTLEEQLETTFSKYTRATSIKEVVTNTGRLIYIDPHVPNLLAITAGIDLTKTEAYTTGKIILQDKASCFPAYLLDPRAEDGDLIDACSAPGNKTTHLAAILKEHMPESNAPEQTIYAFEKDSRRAQTLEKMVKIAGSKPVTKIGFGQDFLQVDPVAEKYKSVGALLLDPSCSGSGIVGRDSMPDLHLPEGISSTGKGPAAKQNGRKRKHEQTETPEDRIMIDDDGNETAIKSEKDLETRLEALSSFQLTLLLHAFKFPSAKRITYSTCSIHIQENERVVTKALESDIAKQRGWRILLRKDQVSGLREWPVRGLPEACGGDEDIAEACIRSYKDDGQGVMGFFVAGFVRPDVQNFGTTGNEGPYLRDDSGAIIRDMLGMPVLKTTGEHVSLTAKDDNSGDRKEEEEEEEEEEDEEEDEDSESESTSSTAAHDLNARQIAVDARQGTDTDEDEWEGLGD
- a CDS encoding uncharacterized protein (domain of unknown function-domain containing protein), with the protein product MKSAFATAAAVLAGAASAAHETGTFAVLRFTNDQLTRGRMDPILFPGQTSTHVHHIMGGSGFSTKATGEDLQKSKCSNALVKGDNSNYWFPTLYFHDPKSGEFEDVEFDYFNAYYFFEKTHDDIKPFPVGLQIVAGDAMTRTMPKAGSKPNLDPSKGPVNPARMTCPRLNNDYTLPSWDAKSDGKMAGVGDPVNKGEGVGFPDRTCDGKYSPLRADIHFPSCYNPEAGLTDFKNNMAYPEDNDGYLDCPKGWIHVPHLFYEAYWRTDKFAGRWTEGEGKQPFVFSNGDVTGYSSHADFMAGWDEDLLQHIIDTCNAGTEGMDHCPGLTYGLNKGDCTIESEVDEKITGTLSKLPGNNPLSGFSYGDKAPSMPSGGDKESSPSKPSVQPSASKSASGEKTTAVELPGYTKPTSDSTGAHEEPVVPKPTLPSHPAVVSEAAAQATDVLSSAPKPTDIFDKPEKPKKCKTRVHTVWNTVTVTQTASVPVQTEAGTPSYKRDHVRRHAHHHGSGHNHLRRRSHLRR